A genome region from Spirochaetae bacterium HGW-Spirochaetae-1 includes the following:
- a CDS encoding XRE family transcriptional regulator — protein MQVHVKTPRINIEMKGEIPEEIVRVIRKVYGKKAVISEDDTLVNIRDTEWFKDIDARLTPGKAMANYRKLLKLTQAELGEKLGGIPKQNISQMECDVRPISKKVAKQLAALYKVSVEEFI, from the coding sequence ATGCAGGTTCACGTGAAAACGCCCCGTATTAACATAGAAATGAAAGGGGAGATTCCTGAAGAAATCGTCAGAGTTATCAGGAAAGTATATGGAAAGAAGGCTGTTATTTCAGAGGATGATACCTTGGTGAACATTCGGGACACCGAGTGGTTTAAAGATATTGATGCCCGGTTGACCCCTGGAAAGGCTATGGCAAATTACCGCAAGCTTTTGAAACTTACACAGGCCGAACTCGGTGAAAAGCTCGGCGGTATTCCGAAACAAAACATCTCGCAGATGGAATGCGATGTGCGGCCGATAAGCAAGAAAGTCGCAAAGCAACTCGCGGCGCTCTATAAAGTCTCTGTGGAAGAATTCATATAA
- the hrpB gene encoding ATP-dependent helicase HrpB, with translation MTTNETLSLPVYSRLDEIAATLAHDRTLLLHAETGAGKTTLVPWHLLSHRNFSGSKILLLQPRRIAARAAADRIASLLGEKIGKTVGLRTRTETVTGPAARLEVVTEGILTRIIQNDQSLEGYGTLIFDEFHERSLQADIALALSLDCRTTLRPDLNILFMSATLPAADIQSIFGGAQCISIPGRTHPVRVFYRPPFPGEKSWEGAARLATEAGEILSAEGSGDILVFLPGFREIRRTQEILEKGRQAAGADITILHGRLLPDDQRRVLNPPPGSRSRIILSTNVAETSLTIPGVRVVVDTGLERRVRYLPRTGMDHWDTAPISIASAEQRKGRAGRTGPGTCLRWWPENDMREEFSQPEIIESDLAPLFLETALWGASPLDLTWLTVPPRGGLERASSLLADLGLLDNTGRITDTGRKAARLGLHPRLGRMIITAAEKGWVATAAVTAALLEERDSMGGNDPDFRDRLTAWAAWARGERSAMTEGSARRIADEARRIIGNAGFDQRKITENDIDPELAGRLLLTAYPDRAARLTDGGPVTRWLMATGRGARLAGSLGNAEYLAAAEMDGGETDARIFLAAPISLSDLESGLAGQPVEEHITEWNEWVPRCQSQVRLKKLVLREKRGLLPPENELRRAAFDRVSKEGLSCLPWNDQARRLCARIMFVRRFGGQSTWPDFAPESLAAEFGEWLIPYGRYDGGPVFTDDTVLQALKNRLGWGNIRQLDTLAPEQWVLPSGTHKSIDYESGDIPIIAARLQEFFGSRETPALCGEPLLLHLLSPAGRPIQITRDLDGFWDRSYPEVKKELRGRYPRHSWPDNPREAEPTSRAKPRK, from the coding sequence ATGACAACAAACGAAACCCTGTCCCTTCCCGTATATTCCCGTCTCGATGAGATAGCCGCGACGCTTGCCCATGACAGAACTCTCCTACTCCATGCCGAAACCGGCGCGGGAAAGACGACACTTGTTCCATGGCATCTTCTCTCTCATCGTAATTTCTCCGGATCAAAGATCCTCCTCCTCCAGCCCAGGAGGATAGCGGCGCGTGCAGCGGCTGACCGCATCGCCTCTCTGTTGGGAGAAAAAATCGGTAAAACCGTGGGACTCAGAACCAGGACAGAGACCGTGACCGGACCCGCGGCCCGCTTAGAAGTGGTCACCGAGGGAATCCTCACACGCATCATACAAAACGACCAGTCACTGGAAGGATACGGGACACTGATCTTTGATGAGTTCCATGAGCGGAGTCTCCAGGCCGATATTGCCCTGGCCCTGTCACTGGACTGCCGTACGACGCTTCGCCCGGACCTCAATATACTTTTCATGTCAGCCACGCTGCCCGCAGCGGATATTCAAAGCATCTTCGGCGGCGCGCAGTGCATTTCCATACCGGGACGGACACACCCGGTACGTGTTTTTTATCGTCCTCCTTTTCCCGGTGAAAAGTCATGGGAAGGTGCCGCAAGACTTGCCACCGAGGCAGGGGAGATACTGTCCGCGGAAGGAAGCGGCGATATCCTGGTATTCCTGCCGGGATTCAGGGAAATCCGCCGCACGCAGGAAATCCTGGAAAAAGGCCGACAGGCTGCCGGAGCAGATATTACCATACTCCACGGCCGGCTGCTGCCCGACGATCAGCGCAGGGTGCTCAACCCGCCTCCCGGCAGTCGCAGCAGGATAATTCTCTCGACAAATGTAGCCGAGACGAGCCTCACGATTCCCGGCGTCCGTGTCGTGGTAGATACGGGCCTGGAGCGCAGAGTCCGCTACCTGCCGCGAACCGGCATGGACCACTGGGACACCGCTCCGATCAGCATCGCATCGGCTGAACAGCGGAAAGGGCGAGCGGGCCGTACCGGTCCCGGGACCTGTCTCCGCTGGTGGCCTGAAAATGACATGCGCGAGGAATTCTCCCAGCCTGAGATTATTGAATCGGATCTGGCTCCCCTTTTCCTGGAAACGGCTTTGTGGGGCGCCTCTCCCCTGGACCTTACCTGGCTCACCGTGCCTCCCCGCGGCGGCCTTGAACGGGCCTCTTCCCTGCTTGCGGACCTGGGCCTTCTCGATAATACGGGCCGCATAACCGACACGGGCCGTAAAGCGGCCCGCCTGGGACTTCACCCGCGACTGGGCCGCATGATAATAACAGCGGCAGAAAAAGGCTGGGTCGCCACGGCAGCCGTTACAGCGGCCCTTCTCGAAGAAAGGGACTCCATGGGCGGCAATGATCCTGATTTCCGCGATAGGCTGACGGCATGGGCAGCCTGGGCCAGGGGCGAGCGAAGCGCCATGACTGAAGGTTCTGCCCGACGCATTGCCGATGAGGCGCGGCGCATCATCGGCAATGCCGGGTTTGATCAGCGGAAAATAACGGAAAATGATATAGATCCGGAACTGGCCGGAAGACTCCTCCTTACGGCATACCCGGACCGGGCAGCGCGCCTGACCGATGGGGGTCCCGTTACCCGGTGGCTCATGGCAACAGGACGGGGCGCGCGCCTTGCCGGCAGCCTGGGCAACGCGGAATACCTTGCCGCTGCTGAAATGGACGGCGGAGAAACCGACGCCCGCATATTCCTGGCCGCGCCTATAAGTCTGAGCGACCTGGAAAGCGGCCTTGCCGGACAGCCCGTTGAGGAGCATATCACGGAATGGAACGAATGGGTCCCGCGATGTCAATCACAGGTGCGGCTGAAAAAACTTGTCCTCAGGGAGAAACGGGGATTACTGCCGCCGGAAAATGAGCTGCGCCGTGCCGCCTTTGACCGGGTTTCAAAAGAGGGCCTTTCATGCCTTCCCTGGAATGATCAGGCGCGGCGGCTCTGCGCCAGGATCATGTTTGTCCGCAGATTCGGAGGTCAGAGCACATGGCCCGACTTTGCACCCGAGTCTCTGGCTGCTGAGTTCGGGGAGTGGCTCATTCCGTACGGCCGCTATGACGGCGGGCCGGTTTTTACCGACGATACGGTTTTGCAGGCACTGAAAAACAGGCTGGGATGGGGAAATATCCGACAGCTCGACACCCTGGCGCCGGAACAGTGGGTCCTCCCATCGGGAACACATAAATCAATTGATTATGAATCGGGCGACATCCCCATTATTGCCGCACGCCTTCAGGAATTTTTCGGCTCACGGGAAACCCCGGCGCTCTGCGGCGAACCGCTTCTGCTTCACCTTCTTTCTCCGGCAGGAAGGCCCATCCAGATCACGCGCGACCTGGACGGGTTCTGGGACCGCTCCTATCCCGAGGTAAAGAAGGAGCTCCGGGGCCGGTACCCGCGACACTCCTGGCCCGACAATCCGCGCGAGGCCGAACCCACAAGCCGGGCAAAGCCGAGGAAATAG
- a CDS encoding uridine kinase has protein sequence MALIREKDGRRLHIKSKLMGESLVSKTLLDDLKVAPQQRLFPDVNIMKVGGQSISDRGAKALPQVMREIGSNRDRHKMLVTTGGGTRSRHIYSIGMELGMPTGMMGKFGSAISEQNALLVATLLSQWGGIKIGADQILELSLYYDQKAIPVMAAMPPYDLFSIPSKNGRIPNLRTDSGTVILADLIGAKSCIFIKDEKGLYTDDPKKNPDAVFIPEITVEELIARDLNDLIVERTCLTILQDSEVVDSIQIINGLEEGNITRALEGEHVGTIIRSSKK, from the coding sequence ATGGCATTGATACGCGAAAAAGACGGCAGGCGCCTGCACATTAAAAGCAAACTCATGGGCGAAAGCCTGGTGAGTAAAACACTGCTCGATGACCTGAAGGTGGCTCCGCAGCAGCGCCTCTTTCCCGACGTCAATATCATGAAGGTGGGAGGGCAGTCCATCTCCGACCGGGGCGCGAAGGCTCTTCCCCAGGTCATGCGGGAGATCGGAAGTAACAGGGATCGCCATAAAATGCTGGTCACAACGGGCGGAGGAACCAGGAGCAGGCACATATATTCCATAGGCATGGAACTTGGCATGCCCACGGGTATGATGGGAAAATTCGGCAGCGCCATTTCCGAGCAGAACGCCCTTCTCGTGGCCACACTTCTTTCACAGTGGGGCGGCATAAAAATCGGTGCCGACCAGATACTGGAACTCTCGCTGTATTATGATCAGAAGGCCATACCCGTAATGGCCGCCATGCCGCCCTATGATCTCTTTTCCATTCCCTCAAAAAACGGGAGAATACCCAACCTGAGGACGGACTCGGGAACCGTCATACTGGCCGATCTCATCGGCGCGAAGAGCTGCATATTTATTAAAGATGAGAAGGGGCTCTATACCGATGATCCGAAAAAGAATCCCGACGCGGTTTTCATACCCGAGATCACGGTAGAAGAACTGATTGCAAGGGACCTCAATGATCTTATTGTAGAACGGACCTGCCTTACAATCCTCCAGGACAGTGAAGTGGTTGATTCAATACAAATCATTAACGGCCTCGAAGAGGGAAACATCACCAGGGCCCTTGAGGGCGAGCATGTCGGGACCATAATACGTTCAAGTAAAAAGTGA
- a CDS encoding cupin fold metalloprotein, WbuC family — protein sequence MKQEQPYRIVSLEELRELSTLAASLPRLRKNLNLHKPEDRVQRFFNALEPGTYVRPHRHLDPPKVETFVIISGSFLTVIFDDDGSVTDVYRIDRDGGAIAIDILPGTWHSVVCERPGTVYFEVKDGPYVALTDKDFAPWAPAEGSDGAPSYLARLEREALLFLEREGHGGG from the coding sequence ATGAAACAGGAACAGCCATACCGGATTGTAAGCCTTGAGGAACTCCGTGAGCTCTCGACACTGGCCGCTTCCCTGCCGCGTCTCAGGAAAAACCTGAACCTTCATAAGCCTGAAGACCGCGTGCAGCGCTTTTTCAATGCCCTGGAGCCCGGAACCTATGTGCGGCCCCACCGCCACCTGGACCCACCCAAAGTAGAAACATTTGTCATTATTTCGGGATCTTTCCTGACCGTCATTTTTGACGATGATGGAAGTGTCACCGATGTATACCGAATCGATCGTGACGGCGGGGCTATTGCGATAGACATCCTTCCCGGGACCTGGCACAGCGTTGTCTGTGAACGCCCCGGCACGGTGTACTTCGAGGTGAAGGATGGTCCTTACGTCGCTCTTACCGATAAGGATTTTGCCCCCTGGGCCCCGGCAGAAGGAAGCGACGGAGCGCCGTCATATCTGGCCCGCCTGGAGCGTGAAGCCTTATTGTTTCTGGAGAGGGAAGGGCATGGCGGCGGATAA
- a CDS encoding DUF72 domain-containing protein produces MVLTSLLPIRILPPGPRQKEATERRHIWPAWSVKPYCFWRGKGMAADNLYLGTCSWKYPSWHGLVYSAPEPENYLEEYARVYNTVEVDQWFWSLFPGAKIKLPEEKTVHEYAESVPEDFRFTVKVPNSITLTHYYQRHKGEGLEENPQFLSPELFARFMETMDPLKGKIGALIFQFEYLNKAKMAGLPAFLEKMERFFDAVPRDVACLVETRNQNYLRDEYFSFLNRMDLGHVFLQGYYMPDITETYLSFQGLIRKMTMLRLHGYERDDMEKRTGKKWDRIIENRDDDLKNIAAMVRDLLGRKIVTYLNVNNHYEGSAPLTIKKLEALLAG; encoded by the coding sequence ATGGTCCTTACGTCGCTCTTACCGATAAGGATTTTGCCCCCTGGGCCCCGGCAGAAGGAAGCGACGGAGCGCCGTCATATCTGGCCCGCCTGGAGCGTGAAGCCTTATTGTTTCTGGAGAGGGAAGGGCATGGCGGCGGATAATCTCTACCTGGGAACCTGCAGTTGGAAGTATCCCTCGTGGCATGGCCTGGTCTATTCGGCGCCGGAGCCGGAAAACTACCTGGAGGAATACGCCCGGGTATACAATACCGTGGAGGTGGACCAGTGGTTCTGGTCCCTCTTCCCCGGCGCGAAAATAAAGCTGCCCGAAGAAAAAACCGTGCATGAGTACGCCGAATCGGTGCCGGAAGATTTCCGCTTTACCGTCAAGGTGCCCAACAGTATTACGCTGACGCACTACTATCAGCGTCACAAGGGGGAAGGGCTCGAGGAAAATCCCCAATTTCTTTCGCCTGAGCTTTTTGCCCGGTTCATGGAAACAATGGATCCCCTGAAAGGTAAAATAGGGGCGCTGATATTTCAGTTCGAGTATCTCAACAAGGCAAAAATGGCAGGGCTTCCGGCCTTCCTGGAAAAGATGGAACGGTTTTTCGACGCCGTTCCTCGCGATGTGGCCTGTCTCGTGGAAACAAGAAACCAGAATTATTTAAGGGACGAATATTTTTCATTCCTGAACCGCATGGACCTGGGCCATGTTTTTCTCCAGGGATATTACATGCCCGATATCACGGAAACCTACCTGTCATTCCAGGGCCTGATACGGAAAATGACCATGCTGCGCCTCCATGGCTATGAGCGCGACGACATGGAAAAGAGGACCGGGAAAAAATGGGACCGTATCATTGAAAACCGCGATGATGATCTGAAAAATATCGCCGCCATGGTGCGGGATCTCCTGGGCAGAAAGATAGTCACCTATCTCAATGTGAATAATCACTACGAGGGGTCGGCGCCCCTTACCATTAAAAAGCTCGAGGCACTGCTGGCCGGGTAG